Proteins from a genomic interval of Nerophis lumbriciformis linkage group LG01, RoL_Nlum_v2.1, whole genome shotgun sequence:
- the LOC133615895 gene encoding high choriolytic enzyme 1-like — MSPFASLLMLFMLGLTQAYQDMYEEIPGDDEETIDITTAILSTNNGTSELLMEGDMLLPNNRNALKCYSNSCLWKKSSNGLVTIPYIISPQFSGMERQKIEKAIKSFHGRSCIRFVPRRNEYDFISVENKGGCFAALGRQGGMQVVSLNRQGCIYHGIIQHEFLHALGFQHEQTRSDRDNYVRIIWDNIDSEMAFNFYKQDTNNMNTPYDYSSIMHYGKTAFTVNGRDTIVPNSGAKIGQRQGMSRGDVARINILYGC, encoded by the coding sequence ATGAGTCCCTTCGCCAGTCTGCTGATGCTCTTCATGCTGGGCCTCACTCAGGCTTATCAGGACATGTATGAAGAAATCCCAGGAGACGACGAGGAGACTATTGACATTACCACCGCAATTCTGAGCACCAACAATGGCACAAGTGAGTTACTAATGGAAGGGGACATGCTGCTTCCCAATAACAGAAATGCCCTGAAGTGCTATTCCAATAGCTGCCTGTGGAAGAAATCCTCCAACGGCTTGGTGACTATCCCCTATATCATTAGTCCTCAATTCAGCGGCATGGAGAGGCAGAAGATTGAGAAGGCGATTAAGTCTTTCCACGGCAGGTCCTGCATCCGCTTCGTCCCTCGGCGCAATGAATACGACTTCATCAGCGTTGAGAACAAAGGTGGCTGCTTCGCAGCTCTGGGCAGACAGGGAGGGATGCAGGTGGTGTCACTCAACCGTCAAGGCTGCATCTACCACGGCATCATCCAGCATGAGTTCCTTCATGCTCTGGGCTTCCAGCACGAGCAGACCAGAAGCGACCGTGACAACTATGTCAGAATCATCTGGGACAACATCGACTCGGAGATGGCCTTCAACTTCTACAAGCAAGACACCAACAACATGAACACCCCCTATGACTACTCCTCCATCATGCACTATGGGAAAACAGCTTTTACCGTCAATGGGAGAGACACCATCGTACCCAATTCTGGCGCCAAAATCGGCCAGAGGCAGGGCATGTCCAGAGGTGACGTCGCAAGGATCAACATACTTTATGGCTGCTAA